The proteins below are encoded in one region of Candidatus Bathyarchaeota archaeon A05DMB-5:
- a CDS encoding B12-binding domain-containing radical SAM protein, translating into MPKKQANNGKIILTADRTLMSDYHKNIFLGFGTCAPPNFLPDWFYSWLFFPPIKTRKGIPEAAPYGLRKVEAQLLSEGFDVLTVSPLHVSEYIDEAKVLGIHVMDPFGLGPASTTFAFVLKKEPYLAQHFRALLATPEIREAKKRGLKIIVGGQGVWQFLHRPKFVEEYGIDCIISGEAEKVVGRIFRAALNDEPLPKYYESTVEETPSLDEIPDIMKPSVDGLVEIGRGCCRGCQFCSVTLRPLRWYPVEKVLREIDVNMESGYTKGVALHAEDVMLYGSKNTIPNDEKLIELHEVVAKKCESVGWSHCSLAAVAAKPKLLSKISEIILQKQAWWGAEVGIETGSGRLAKKIMPAKAHPFKPEEWPEVVRTGMGLMHDNKLVPACTLIVGSPEETEDDLVKTVELMDDLKGVRSLIVPLFFVPMGRLKNEDWFKETEMTELHKELLLKCLNHGLYWINELIDMSFTDKWYRRVIRQFYRLFAGVVKYKVRKAGIV; encoded by the coding sequence TTGCCAAAGAAACAAGCCAACAATGGCAAGATAATATTGACTGCTGACCGAACCTTGATGAGTGATTACCATAAAAACATATTCTTAGGATTCGGAACTTGTGCTCCACCCAACTTTCTTCCCGACTGGTTTTATAGTTGGCTCTTTTTCCCGCCGATTAAGACAAGAAAGGGCATTCCAGAAGCTGCGCCGTATGGCTTAAGGAAGGTTGAGGCTCAGCTTTTAAGTGAAGGTTTTGATGTTTTGACTGTGTCGCCGTTGCACGTGAGTGAGTACATTGACGAGGCGAAGGTTTTAGGAATTCACGTGATGGACCCTTTCGGTTTAGGTCCGGCTTCAACCACTTTCGCTTTCGTTTTGAAAAAGGAGCCTTATCTTGCACAGCATTTTCGTGCGTTGTTGGCTACTCCGGAAATTAGGGAAGCTAAAAAACGTGGGTTAAAGATTATTGTTGGCGGTCAAGGTGTTTGGCAATTTTTGCATCGTCCAAAGTTTGTTGAAGAATACGGGATAGACTGCATAATTTCTGGTGAAGCTGAGAAAGTGGTGGGAAGAATTTTTAGGGCTGCCTTGAATGATGAGCCGCTTCCTAAGTATTATGAATCTACTGTTGAAGAAACGCCGAGTCTTGATGAGATACCCGATATTATGAAGCCTTCAGTTGATGGTTTGGTGGAAATTGGTCGTGGATGTTGCCGTGGATGCCAATTCTGTAGTGTGACTTTGCGTCCTTTGCGTTGGTATCCTGTTGAGAAGGTACTGCGTGAGATTGATGTGAATATGGAGAGCGGCTACACAAAAGGTGTAGCGCTTCATGCGGAGGATGTTATGCTTTACGGTTCCAAAAACACAATTCCGAATGACGAAAAACTCATAGAACTTCATGAAGTGGTTGCCAAGAAATGCGAGAGTGTAGGGTGGAGTCACTGTTCGCTTGCTGCAGTTGCGGCTAAGCCGAAGCTTCTGTCGAAGATTTCTGAAATTATTCTGCAGAAGCAAGCGTGGTGGGGTGCTGAGGTAGGAATAGAAACGGGTTCTGGAAGGCTTGCTAAGAAAATCATGCCTGCGAAAGCGCATCCGTTCAAGCCGGAAGAGTGGCCGGAAGTTGTGCGTACTGGTATGGGGTTGATGCATGATAATAAGCTTGTTCCAGCGTGTACGCTTATTGTGGGTTCTCCAGAAGAGACTGAGGATGATTTGGTTAAGACTGTAGAGTTGATGGATGACCTTAAGGGTGTTAGAAGTTTGATTGTGCCGTTGTTTTTTGTGCCTATGGGTAGGTTGAAGAATGAGGATTGGTTTAAGGAGACTGAGATGACGGAGCTGCATAAGGAGCTTTTGCTTAAGTGTTTGAATCATGGCTTGTACTGGATAAACGAGTTAATTGACATGTCGTTTACTGATAAATGGTATAGGCGTGTGATTCGGCAGTTCTACAGACTTTTTGCGGGAGTAGTTAAGTATAAAGTGAGAAAGGCTGGAATAGTTTAG
- a CDS encoding aspartate carbamoyltransferase regulatory subunit, translated as MSETELRVSKIKDGTVIDHITGGHALDVVKILGITGKEKGTLTIAVNVPSKRLKAKDIVKIEGRELKPQELHKIALLAPHATINIIRDYGVVKKFEVKLPKVIEDIVKCANPACISNSNEPVQAKFYVECEEPLLLKCHYCGYIMEKKDVLQQF; from the coding sequence GTGAGTGAAACGGAGTTGCGTGTTTCTAAGATTAAGGATGGCACTGTTATTGACCATATTACTGGTGGTCACGCGTTGGATGTTGTTAAGATTTTGGGGATTACTGGGAAGGAGAAGGGTACGCTTACTATTGCGGTTAATGTGCCGAGTAAGCGTCTTAAGGCGAAGGATATTGTTAAGATTGAGGGTAGAGAGTTGAAGCCGCAGGAGCTGCATAAGATTGCTTTGTTGGCGCCGCATGCGACTATTAATATTATTCGTGATTATGGTGTTGTCAAAAAGTTTGAGGTTAAGTTGCCGAAGGTCATTGAGGATATTGTTAAGTGTGCTAATCCGGCTTGTATAAGTAATAGTAATGAGCCTGTTCAAGCTAAGTTTTATGTAGAGTGTGAGGAGCCTTTGCTTTTGAAGTGTCATTATTGTGGTTATATCATGGAGAAGAAGGATGTTCTTCAGCAGTTTTAG
- a CDS encoding pyruvate synthase subunit porC, which yields MMEVRWHGRGGQGAWTASELLARAAIHEGKYIQSFPEFGPERMGAPVTAFTRISTEPIKIHCAVYNPDIVAVIDPTLLKTVPVAEGLGREGTIIVNSKDAPTEIRKMLNSNKGKVWSVPATEIAIKILGMPIGNTAMLGAVARVTEIVKLESIEKVVKERFRKDLAEKNFAVIKEAYEEVKSE from the coding sequence ATCATGGAAGTTAGATGGCACGGAAGAGGCGGCCAAGGAGCATGGACAGCAAGCGAATTACTGGCACGCGCGGCTATTCATGAAGGAAAATACATTCAATCTTTTCCCGAGTTTGGTCCAGAAAGAATGGGCGCGCCAGTCACAGCATTTACGCGAATAAGCACTGAACCAATAAAAATTCACTGCGCAGTCTACAATCCAGACATCGTAGCCGTAATCGACCCTACACTACTGAAAACCGTTCCTGTCGCCGAAGGACTAGGTAGAGAAGGAACAATCATAGTTAACTCGAAAGACGCTCCAACAGAAATTAGAAAAATGCTCAACTCAAATAAAGGTAAGGTGTGGAGTGTTCCCGCAACAGAAATAGCAATAAAAATTTTAGGAATGCCCATAGGCAACACAGCCATGCTCGGAGCCGTGGCACGCGTTACGGAAATTGTCAAATTAGAAAGCATCGAAAAAGTCGTTAAAGAACGATTCAGAAAAGACCTTGCCGAGAAAAATTTTGCGGTAATAAAAGAAGCTTATGAGGAGGTAAAATCAGAGTGA
- the pyrB gene encoding aspartate carbamoyltransferase, whose protein sequence is MEFQGRDIISIKDFSRQEIDYILKIAQAMEPIAAKGSDMLKGKILATLFFEPSTRTRLSFEAAMHKLGGSTIGFAEAEIASVKKGENLADTIRTVENYADVIAVRHPLEGAARLAAEFAKIPVINGGSGAEEHPTQALLDLYTIKKEKGKIDGLKIAFVGDLRYGRTVHSLAYALSLYNIELYLISPETLKMRREVLQTIKERIPVTEKTELEKIIPLVDVLYVTRIQKERFPDPAEYAKVKGSYKINLKTLSDAKKDLIILHPLPRVDEIASEVDNTSYARYFQQVWNGIVARMALLALILGAVK, encoded by the coding sequence TTGGAGTTCCAAGGCAGAGACATAATCTCAATAAAAGATTTTTCACGACAAGAAATCGACTACATCCTAAAAATCGCACAAGCCATGGAACCCATAGCCGCCAAAGGCTCAGACATGCTTAAAGGCAAAATCCTAGCCACACTATTCTTCGAACCAAGCACACGCACACGCTTAAGCTTCGAAGCAGCCATGCACAAACTAGGAGGCTCAACAATTGGCTTCGCAGAAGCCGAAATCGCATCCGTAAAAAAAGGCGAAAACCTCGCAGACACCATACGCACAGTTGAAAATTACGCAGACGTAATCGCCGTGAGGCATCCGCTCGAAGGCGCAGCAAGACTCGCCGCAGAATTCGCAAAAATCCCAGTAATCAACGGCGGCAGCGGCGCAGAAGAACACCCAACACAAGCCCTTCTCGACTTATACACAATAAAGAAAGAAAAAGGAAAGATTGACGGATTAAAAATCGCTTTTGTAGGCGACCTTCGCTATGGAAGAACCGTCCACTCACTTGCATACGCTCTCTCACTCTACAACATCGAATTATACCTAATTTCACCAGAAACTCTAAAAATGCGCAGAGAAGTCCTACAAACAATAAAAGAAAGAATACCCGTAACAGAAAAAACCGAACTAGAAAAAATAATCCCACTGGTAGACGTTCTCTACGTCACACGAATACAAAAAGAACGCTTCCCAGACCCAGCCGAATACGCCAAAGTTAAAGGCTCCTACAAAATAAACTTAAAAACACTAAGCGACGCAAAAAAAGACCTAATAATTCTGCACCCGCTCCCACGAGTAGACGAAATAGCCTCCGAAGTGGACAACACCTCTTATGCGCGGTACTTCCAACAAGTCTGGAACGGCATAGTCGCCAGAATGGCACTACTAGCCTTAATTTTAGGCGCTGTAAAGTAA